The following coding sequences are from one Delphinus delphis chromosome 19, mDelDel1.2, whole genome shotgun sequence window:
- the CISD3 gene encoding CDGSH iron-sulfur domain-containing protein 3, mitochondrial, whose translation MGGAGALLRPAALKLNQRRDITSWLAQWFPQTPAKSVVALKTPIKVEVVAGKTYRWCVCGHSKKQPFCDGSHFFKRTGLSPLKFKARETRMVALCTCKATQKPPYCDGTHRSERVQKAEVGSPL comes from the exons ATGGGCGGCGCGGGGGCGCTCCTGAGGCCGGCGGCCCTG AAGCTGAACCAGAGACGGGACATCACCTCCTGGCTG GCCCAATGGTTCCCCCAAACCCCAGCCAAGTCCGTGGTGGCCCTGAAAACACCCATCAAGGTGGAGGTGGTGGCTGGGAAAACCTacaggtggtgtgtgtgtggccacAGCAAGAAGCAG CCCTTCTGTGATGGCTCCCACTTCTTCAAACGCACTGGCCTATCCCCACTCAAGTTCAAGGCCCGGGAGACCCGCATGGTGGCGCTCTGTACCTGCAAGGCCACCCAGAAGCCCCCGTACTGCGATGGCACCCACAGGAGTGAGCGGGTGCAGAAGGCAGAAGTGGGCTCCCCACTCTGA